Proteins found in one Streptococcus criceti HS-6 genomic segment:
- the tsaB gene encoding tRNA (adenosine(37)-N6)-threonylcarbamoyltransferase complex dimerization subunit type 1 TsaB, translated as MKLLAFDTSNQPLSVALLEDDKIVADLTLTVKKNHSISLMPTIDFLVAQAGWQPSDLERIVVAQGPGSYTGLRVAVATAKTLAYSLGIDLVGMSSLQALCDLEVGGLVIPLIDARRQNVYVGFYEAGQIVSPERHASLADVLDFAKSYPQVTFVGEAEKFRPEIEEVLPQAQIVETLPSASLLGHLGRSQSAVDVHAFVPNYLKRVEAEENWLKTHQENNSDNYIKRV; from the coding sequence ATGAAATTATTAGCTTTTGACACATCCAATCAGCCCTTGTCAGTGGCGCTTTTGGAAGATGATAAAATCGTGGCGGACTTGACCTTGACGGTTAAAAAGAACCACAGTATCAGCTTGATGCCGACTATTGATTTTTTGGTAGCTCAAGCAGGTTGGCAACCCAGTGATTTGGAGCGGATTGTCGTGGCTCAAGGGCCTGGATCCTATACTGGGCTAAGAGTAGCGGTAGCGACTGCTAAAACCTTGGCCTATAGCTTAGGGATTGATTTGGTTGGAATGTCTAGTTTACAGGCTTTATGTGATCTGGAAGTGGGCGGTCTAGTTATCCCTTTAATTGATGCTAGACGACAGAATGTCTACGTCGGTTTTTATGAGGCTGGACAAATCGTTTCCCCAGAGCGGCATGCTAGTTTGGCAGACGTCTTGGACTTTGCCAAGTCTTATCCTCAAGTAACCTTTGTTGGTGAAGCAGAGAAGTTTCGTCCAGAAATTGAAGAAGTTCTGCCTCAAGCCCAGATTGTTGAAACCTTGCCATCGGCTAGCTTGCTAGGGCATTTGGGTCGAAGTCAGTCAGCGGTAGATGTCCATGCCTTTGTACCAAATTATCTCAAACGAGTTGAGGCGGAAGAAAATTGGCTTAAAACCCATCAAGAAAATAATTCTGATAATTATATCAAGCGCGTCTAA